CCACTTTGAACGTCGTCAAATCGACATGATCCGCCACGGCCGCCAGCAGCCCTCCAAAACTGCGGCCGATGTCCCTGGCCGGGAAATAGGCAACGGCAGGCGATTGGAGCACGCTGTCCGGTACAACAGCCGCAAGCACGATGGGACCATGGAGAATGGCAAACCGGTCAGGATTATCGGGGAATGATTCTGTCCGCAACTGCATGGGCACCCGGATTTCGACGTGGTCACCGGCAGTCCACGTACGGGTGACGCGAACGAACTGGCCCGGACGATCTTCCAACGCCCATGGAGTCCCATTGACCAGAATCGAGTATCCCTGAGTACACCACGCTGGCCAGCGGATCGCAATGGTTAATTGCGCGGGCGACTGCGGTTCAACGTAGAGATGCACCGTGTCTGAATCGGGAAATTGCGTTTCCAGTCGGACTCGTACACCTTTTTGTTGCCATTGGAGTTCTGACGGAATAAACAGATTCACATACAAAGTGTCGCGGCCATCGTGAAAGTAGATGCTTTCTCCATATTTCGCATGGTTTTCGATGCCTGTTCCCGTGCAGCACCAGAAAGAGTCCAGGGGTGTGGAATAAGTTTTATGTGATCCCGATTGTAAAGGAACATAGTAGCACATCATTCCAGTTTCTGGATCTTGCGACGCAAGGATGTGGTTGTAGAGGGCACGCTCGTAGTAGTCGGCATATTCGGGTACCATTTCCCAGAACAGCAGGTGCCTGGTGAGCTTGAGCATGTTGTATGTGTTGCAGGTTTCCGCAGTGTTGGGGCCGAGGGCTTCCGAGAGCCTATCTTTGGGCGTGAAATGCTCGTTGTTGCTGTTTCCACCAATCACATAGGAACGTTCGTGGACAACACACTTCCAGAAGTTCAACGCGGCATCGCGATACCACGGCGTTCCCGTTAATTCGTACAGTCTGGCCGCACCGATAAACTTAGGAATCTGCGTATTGGCGTGCAAACCGGTGAGAATGTCCTTCCCTTCGGCTAAAGGCTTGAGCACCGCCAGATGGTTGAAGCGCTCGGCAATCCGCAGGTATTTTTCTTCCCCGGTTAAGGCGTACAGATTGGCCAGGGCCTCGTTCATGCCGCCGTGTTCCACGTTCAACATGCGTTGCATCTGCTCGTCGGTCAGGCGGCTGTTCCGCGCGATCACCCAATCCCCGAGCTTCTTGGCCACTTCTAGTGCCTGCTGATCGCCGCAGTACACGTAGGCGTCGAGCAGCCCTGCCAGAATTTTGTGGAGCGTGTAGTAGGGAGCCCAAACCCGTCCAGTAGTTTCAACCCGGTCAAAAAACTCTTCTGGAAACGCGCTAAGATAGCCGTTACCGAGTTTCTCCTGGCACTTCGCCAGTTCCTGGACCAAAAAGTGGACTCGGTCCCGGAACTGGGCATCGCGAGTACTCGCGTACATGAACGAGCAGGCTGACAGATAATGGCCCACAAAGTGTCCCCGTAATTCGCAATCAGGTCGTTCCCAGCCGCCGAGCGGTCTCGCATCACTGGGAAGTCCCGCATTGACCCGAAACACGTGCAAAAGGCGGTTCAGATCGAGCGACACCAGGTATTCCGCGTCCTTCCGCATTGCATGGAGAAAAGGGCTGGGCAACAGACGCACGTCTTCCAGGCGGAAGGGATAGGTCGATAAGGGGATCTTCGACTTACACTCAGATGCTCGCAGATGTTCGACAGGAGGCAAAACCCCAAAAGTACCCACAACTAACACGGCAAATAAGAAACGTGAAAGTAGCTCCATGGGCCAGTTCCTCGAAGAATTCGTATGGTTTGGCATTTCCGATCCACCTCTTCCATCGTAAAACCCTGGGTGGAGCAGGGCCTATCTGCTGCCCGTTCCTGTAACGATTATACACCTTTTTCCGTCAAGCCATGGAGGTGCAGCCTAAAATCGCGGGGACGGGCAGTTACGCGAGTAGGCTACGTGCTAGACCAATAAAAAAGGCCCCGCATTGAAGCGGGGCCCAAACATCAATCAGGCGGGAAGGATACTTATAAGCTTCAGTGG
This is a stretch of genomic DNA from Thermogutta terrifontis. It encodes these proteins:
- a CDS encoding glycoside hydrolase family 127 protein, translated to MELLSRFLFAVLVVGTFGVLPPVEHLRASECKSKIPLSTYPFRLEDVRLLPSPFLHAMRKDAEYLVSLDLNRLLHVFRVNAGLPSDARPLGGWERPDCELRGHFVGHYLSACSFMYASTRDAQFRDRVHFLVQELAKCQEKLGNGYLSAFPEEFFDRVETTGRVWAPYYTLHKILAGLLDAYVYCGDQQALEVAKKLGDWVIARNSRLTDEQMQRMLNVEHGGMNEALANLYALTGEEKYLRIAERFNHLAVLKPLAEGKDILTGLHANTQIPKFIGAARLYELTGTPWYRDAALNFWKCVVHERSYVIGGNSNNEHFTPKDRLSEALGPNTAETCNTYNMLKLTRHLLFWEMVPEYADYYERALYNHILASQDPETGMMCYYVPLQSGSHKTYSTPLDSFWCCTGTGIENHAKYGESIYFHDGRDTLYVNLFIPSELQWQQKGVRVRLETQFPDSDTVHLYVEPQSPAQLTIAIRWPAWCTQGYSILVNGTPWALEDRPGQFVRVTRTWTAGDHVEIRVPMQLRTESFPDNPDRFAILHGPIVLAAVVPDSVLQSPAVAYFPARDIGRSFGGLLAAVADHVDLTTFKVAEGRPGCWTAPRGLFRSLVDSADREIILEPFYKIHGPRRYVVYFDRVSPSQWEKIISEYNQAKKKWEEIEKRTVDRVIVGDPLSEKEHSLAGERTESGTFAGRRWRHAVNGGWFAYTVKVGKGKGQSLLVEYWGSDVGNRVFDIVVDGSRLATQRLANNRPGRFFIEVYPLPAELVKDREAVTVRFQAHPGAMAGGIFDLRVVTTSADPNGESTGHESER